From a region of the Aeoliella mucimassa genome:
- the pepF gene encoding oligoendopeptidase F — protein MATKKLPPRSKVKTADTWDLSSLFTSDEEWETAFAKWQKQIKKYDSFRGTLGDGPAQLAKLLKFDSKFDQLGEQIGSYAFLKTAEDAANSDYQRMVGRYQNAASQAGQAASYIRPEILSLSAAKLKKYLAAKELAHFKLQLERLVRYKPHTLSDNEEKLLAMQAEMSQAATKAFRQLTDADMKFGELENEKGDTIELGHSSLSAFLNSPKRAVRKKAFHQYYSTFVDHENTLAATLSGSIQRDIYYAQARNFPSAREASLFNDNVPVSVYDNLIDAVHEKLPAVYKYLDIRRQKMKLKDIHHYDTYVPILSELNVSHTWDQAVKKVVESLEPLGDDYCKVLAEGLTSARWCDRYPNKGKRSGAFSAGCFVGDPYILMNYQPDVLNHVFTLTHEAGHSMHSYYSSKHQSFEYYNYTIFVAEVASTFNEELLGKYLFDRAESDKEKAYLVNRAIDDIRGTIIRQTMFAEFEKITHALAEAGEPLTLDCLKQEYHKLLELYFGPDFVIDPELDLECLRIPHFYSAFYVYKYATGMSAAIALSKRVLEGGQQELDDYLNFLKGGCSKYPLDLLRDAGVDMEQPTPVQTALSHFETLVDQLDELL, from the coding sequence ATGGCCACGAAGAAGCTTCCGCCCCGCTCAAAAGTCAAAACCGCCGATACCTGGGACCTGTCGAGCCTGTTCACCTCGGACGAAGAGTGGGAAACCGCGTTCGCCAAGTGGCAAAAGCAGATCAAGAAGTACGATTCGTTTCGCGGCACCCTCGGCGACGGCCCCGCCCAATTGGCCAAATTGCTGAAGTTCGATAGCAAGTTCGACCAACTCGGCGAGCAGATCGGCAGCTACGCGTTCCTGAAGACCGCCGAAGACGCGGCGAACAGCGACTACCAGCGGATGGTCGGCCGCTACCAGAATGCCGCCAGCCAGGCAGGTCAGGCAGCCAGCTACATCCGCCCTGAGATCCTGTCGCTGTCGGCTGCGAAGCTCAAGAAGTACCTCGCAGCGAAGGAACTGGCCCACTTCAAATTGCAGCTCGAGCGACTGGTGCGTTACAAGCCGCACACGCTGAGTGACAACGAAGAGAAGCTGCTGGCGATGCAAGCGGAGATGTCGCAAGCCGCTACCAAGGCGTTCCGTCAGCTGACCGACGCGGACATGAAGTTCGGCGAACTCGAAAACGAAAAAGGCGACACCATCGAACTGGGCCACTCGTCGCTCTCGGCGTTCCTGAACTCGCCGAAGCGGGCGGTTCGCAAGAAGGCGTTCCACCAGTACTACTCCACGTTCGTCGACCACGAAAACACCCTGGCCGCTACGCTGTCGGGCTCCATCCAGCGCGACATCTACTACGCCCAGGCGCGTAACTTCCCCAGCGCCCGCGAGGCCTCGTTGTTTAACGACAACGTGCCGGTGAGCGTGTACGACAACCTGATCGACGCGGTGCACGAAAAGCTGCCAGCGGTGTACAAGTACTTGGACATTCGTCGGCAGAAGATGAAGCTCAAGGACATTCATCATTACGACACCTACGTGCCGATTCTGAGCGAGCTGAACGTAAGCCACACTTGGGATCAGGCGGTGAAGAAGGTGGTCGAGTCGCTCGAACCGCTGGGCGACGACTACTGCAAGGTGCTGGCCGAAGGGCTAACCTCCGCCCGCTGGTGCGATCGCTACCCCAACAAGGGGAAGCGAAGCGGAGCGTTCAGCGCCGGGTGCTTTGTCGGCGATCCGTATATCTTGATGAACTACCAGCCCGACGTGCTGAACCACGTGTTCACGCTCACGCACGAAGCGGGCCACTCGATGCACAGCTACTACTCGTCGAAGCATCAATCGTTTGAGTATTACAACTACACGATTTTTGTCGCTGAAGTTGCTAGCACGTTCAACGAGGAACTGCTAGGCAAGTACCTGTTCGACCGGGCGGAAAGCGACAAAGAGAAGGCCTACCTGGTGAATCGGGCGATCGACGACATCCGCGGCACGATCATTCGCCAGACGATGTTCGCCGAGTTCGAGAAGATCACCCATGCGTTGGCCGAAGCAGGCGAGCCACTGACGCTCGATTGCCTGAAGCAAGAGTATCACAAGCTGCTCGAGCTGTACTTTGGCCCCGACTTCGTGATCGATCCCGAACTCGACCTGGAGTGCTTGCGGATTCCGCATTTCTACTCCGCGTTCTACGTCTACAAGTACGCAACCGGCATGTCGGCCGCGATCGCGCTGTCGAAGCGGGTGCTCGAAGGTGGGCAGCAGGAACTCGACGACTACCTGAACTTCCTGAAGGGTGGTTGCTCGAAGTACCCGCTCGACCTGCTGCGTGACGCGGGCGTCGACATGGAACAGCCGACTCCAGTGCAGACCGCCTTGTCGCACTTCGAAACGCTGGTCGATCAGCTCGACGAACTCTTGTAG
- a CDS encoding MATE family efflux transporter: MSIENAIEPPVASAVIAEEVERSASWWGRPAGGREVLNVALPLVVSSLSWTVMTFVDRVLLKWESGDAMAAAFAAGTLWFSSLCLPLGITMYTSTFVSQYFGAQRWDRIGVSVWQGVWLALMVSPAMLLAIGFAPSLFDMAGHGPLVREYEVIYFQVLCWGSPAMLIAQALAAFYSGRGKTKVVMVVDSSVAVLNLVLDWCLIFGHLGFPALGIAGAAWATVASLWVKALIYLLLVLQPSHQRDYGTLLGMRFDRDLFRRLMYYGGPSGLQLLLDVAGFTFFIMLVGRLGNIEAEATSMAFSISTLGFMPVWGFAMATSILVGQHLGENRDDLAARATWTSLQFAMGYMAVISLLYVFAPDVFLASFFAGDRTGETRDMVHGLSVTLLRFVAAYNLLDAALMVFSSAIKGAGDTQFVLYTSLVMATSLATLSYLAVEQWQLGVYGCWALLASWVWCMGVVFLLRFLAGKWRSMRVIEAAPATT; this comes from the coding sequence ATGTCGATTGAAAATGCCATAGAGCCACCGGTGGCTTCGGCGGTAATTGCCGAAGAGGTAGAGCGCTCTGCTAGCTGGTGGGGCCGCCCGGCTGGCGGCCGCGAGGTGCTGAACGTCGCGTTGCCGCTGGTGGTCTCGAGCTTGTCGTGGACCGTGATGACCTTCGTCGATCGCGTGTTGCTCAAATGGGAGTCGGGCGACGCCATGGCGGCCGCGTTTGCTGCCGGAACGCTGTGGTTCTCGTCGCTCTGTTTGCCGCTCGGCATCACCATGTATACCAGCACGTTCGTGTCGCAGTATTTTGGGGCGCAACGTTGGGACCGCATCGGCGTGTCGGTCTGGCAAGGGGTGTGGCTCGCGCTCATGGTGTCGCCAGCCATGTTGCTCGCGATTGGATTTGCCCCTAGTCTGTTTGACATGGCGGGACATGGCCCCCTCGTGCGCGAATACGAGGTGATTTACTTCCAGGTACTCTGCTGGGGCAGTCCCGCGATGCTTATCGCCCAGGCGCTGGCTGCTTTCTACAGCGGTCGTGGCAAAACCAAAGTGGTGATGGTCGTCGACTCGTCGGTGGCCGTGCTGAACTTGGTGCTCGACTGGTGTTTGATTTTTGGGCACCTTGGTTTTCCAGCCCTTGGCATCGCCGGCGCGGCTTGGGCCACCGTCGCTTCGCTATGGGTAAAGGCCTTGATCTATCTGTTGCTCGTGCTGCAGCCGTCGCACCAGCGAGACTATGGCACCCTGCTCGGCATGCGGTTCGATAGAGATTTGTTCCGCCGGCTGATGTATTACGGGGGTCCCAGCGGATTGCAACTGCTGCTCGACGTCGCTGGATTCACGTTCTTCATCATGCTGGTTGGACGACTGGGGAACATCGAAGCCGAAGCCACTAGCATGGCGTTTTCGATCAGCACGCTCGGTTTTATGCCAGTGTGGGGATTCGCGATGGCGACCAGTATTCTTGTCGGGCAGCACCTTGGCGAGAACCGCGACGACCTGGCTGCCAGGGCCACTTGGACCTCGCTGCAGTTTGCCATGGGTTACATGGCGGTGATCTCGCTGCTGTACGTTTTCGCGCCCGATGTTTTTCTGGCGAGCTTCTTTGCAGGCGATCGCACCGGCGAAACCCGCGACATGGTGCATGGCCTATCGGTAACCCTCTTGCGATTCGTGGCCGCTTACAACTTGCTGGATGCCGCGCTGATGGTGTTCAGCAGTGCGATCAAAGGGGCCGGCGACACCCAGTTCGTGTTGTACACGAGCCTAGTGATGGCCACCTCGTTGGCGACACTCAGCTACCTGGCGGTCGAGCAATGGCAGCTGGGGGTCTACGGGTGCTGGGCCCTGCTGGCGAGTTGGGTGTGGTGCATGGGCGTGGTGTTCCTGCTCCGCTTCCTGGCGGGCAAATGGCGTTCGATGCGAGTGATCGAAGCCGCCCCAGCCACCACGTAA